A part of Brettanomyces bruxellensis chromosome 3, complete sequence genomic DNA contains:
- a CDS encoding uncharacterized protein (BUSCO:EOG09261ZXZ) — translation MSWFGSSETDGLDPIIERATSETIPNGDIDFGAALELSDRIRSKQIPPKDAMRSLKKRFLSSKDPNKQKSSLKLIDFCIKNGGEHFLLDISSKEFMDPFIGILHDKNLNGEVKQYLLELIQSWSIMFSTHPKLSYVNDVYKKLQGEKFKFPDITEYVDSSLIESKVAPEWEDSDACMLCSKLFSFINRKHHCRSCGGVFCQEHSSQSCELPELGITVPVRVCDTCYQEHMDKLEAQKKTSNKKSHKKHKSNKASSKYSIGNEDDDLKKAIELSLQEAGMTPEATTNTKDDISQPPPYEDEDAAMKAAIEASLQDLHQQEKPISSNNSVKQDSLVKKENFYSNMLPSDKNLNTDFPAGDNVYNAAEEVEPARESIDDCRITGKDENNLLLFVKTINTYLKTNPQQRIPLSKDITMKQMYSDVVLLQPKVEQNLTKYTGELERYQDLYSKIFAINKIYNEMLQQRSGQQVQQRPPFDIPQANPWNSGTQIPNPEHRNSSIPQDGRASFSNDNTPSYHTLSDSISSGGKQTRQNTWNSQLSGTNTITAIGERPQMPLPAASTTNKSELNIPSSPYADNRKNSFNSIDYAPLPEQATVPVQKEPSMPDSAINSEKDLQVTPTEEKPPQQQEPVNLIDL, via the coding sequence ATGTCTTGGTTTGGATCATCAGAGACGGATGGACTTGATCCAATTATAGAAAGGGCAACATCCGAAACGATCCCAAATGGAGATATCGATTTTGGTGCTGCTCTTGAACTCAGCGATCGTATAAGATCTAAACAAATTCCCCCAAAAGATGCCATGAGATCTCTGAAGAAGCGCTTTCTTTCGAGCAAGGATCcgaacaaacaaaaatcatCATTGAAGCTAATTGATTTCTGCATCAAAAATGGCGGTGAGCATTTCTTGCTAGACATTTCGTCGAAGGAGTTCATGGATCCATTCATTGGCATTTTGCATGATAAGAATCTTAACGGAGAAGTTAAGCAATATCTTTTGGAGTTGATTCAATCATGGTCTATTATGTTTAGTACACATCCAAAACTTTCGTACGTGAATGATGTTTACAAGAAATTGCAGGGCGAGAAATTCAAGTTTCCAGATATTACCGAGTACGTAGACTCGAGCCTTATTGAGTCTAAAGTGGCTCCGGAATGGGAGGATTCAGATGCCTGCATGCTATGCTCAAAActcttctccttcattAACCGTAAACATCATTGTAGATCATGTGGTGGCGTTTTTTGCCAGGAGCATTCATCGCAAAGTTGCGAGTTGCCAGAATTGGGCATAACTGTTCCTGTTCGTGTGTGCGATACGTGCTATCAGGAACACATGGACAAGCTTGAGGCACAGAAGAAGACCTCAAATAAGAAGTCACACAAAAAGCACAAGAGTAATAAGGCTTCTTCGAAATATAGTATTggaaatgaagatgatgaccTCAAGAAAGCCATAGAGCTTTCCCTGCAGGAGGCTGGCATGACTCCAGAGGCTACAACAAACACTAAAGATGATATATCTCAACCACCACCATacgaggatgaggatgcaGCAATGAAGGCTGCTATAGAAGCCAGCCTACAGGATCTTCATCAGCAGGAGAAGCCCATCTCTTCGAACAACTCGGTTAAACAGGATTCGCTagtgaagaaggagaactTTTATTCGAATATGCTTCCATCGGATAAAAACCTGAACACAGATTTTCCAGCAGGTGATAATGTGTACAATGCTGCGGAAGAGGTTGAACCAGCTCGTGAATCGATTGATGATTGCAGAATAACAgggaaagatgaaaataatctGCTTTTATTTGTCAAGACCATCAATACTTATTTAAAGACGAACCCCCAGCAGAGAATACCGCTTAGCAAGGATATTACTATGAAACAAATGTATAGTGACGTTGTTTTGCTACAACCGAAGGTGGAGCAGAACTTAACTAAGTACACAGGCGAACTGGAGAGATACCAAGATTTATATTCCAAGATATTTGCCATcaataaaatatacaaTGAGATGTTGCAGCAGCGATCGGGCCAGCAGGTTCAGCAGAGGCCACCGTTCGATATTCCTCAAGCAAATCCTTGGAATTCGGGAACGCAAATACCCAATCCAGAGCATAGAAATAGCTCCATTCCTCAAGATGGACGTGCTTCATTTAGCAATGACAACACACCAAGTTACCACACGCTATCAGACTCCATTTCTTCAGGAGGTAAACAGACAAGGCAGAATACTTGGAATTCACAGCTATCTGGCACGAACACGATTACGGCGATCGGTGAAAGACCACAGATGCCACTTCCGGCAGCCAGTACTACAAATAAATCGGAATTGAACATACCATCATCTCCATACGCGGACAATCGCAAAAATTCGTTCAATTCGATTGATTATGCGCCACTTCCTGAACAAGCCACGGTGCCTGTGCAGAAGGAACCAAGCATGCCGGATAGTGCTATAAACTCAGAAAAGGATTTGCAAGTGACTCCTACAGAAGAGAAACCGCCGCAACAGCAGGAACCTGTCAATTTAATCGACCTTTAA